One part of the Gracilimonas sediminicola genome encodes these proteins:
- a CDS encoding Fur family transcriptional regulator — MRMRILLFMAETKSVISLSDLEEKFTHADRTTLYRTLKTFLEHGLVHQINDASGITKYALCSENCTCSYPDDVHVHFYCLSCEQTFCFPHLGIPNYDLPENFTPSNGNFVITGSCPSCSS, encoded by the coding sequence CGCATGCGGATTCTTCTTTTCATGGCTGAAACAAAGTCGGTAATAAGCCTATCAGATCTTGAAGAAAAGTTTACCCATGCAGATCGAACAACGCTTTATCGTACCTTAAAAACATTCTTAGAACATGGTTTGGTGCATCAAATAAACGATGCAAGTGGGATAACTAAATATGCCCTTTGTTCTGAAAACTGTACCTGTTCGTACCCGGATGATGTGCACGTTCATTTTTATTGTTTATCCTGTGAACAAACATTTTGTTTTCCACATCTTGGCATTCCTAACTACGATCTGCCCGAAAATTTTACTCCATCCAACGGCAATTTTGTGATAACCGGGAGTTGTCCTTCCTGTTCTTCCTGA